In one window of Saprospiraceae bacterium DNA:
- a CDS encoding phosphatidylserine decarboxylase family protein → MNIHKEGKTWVAGGLVVYLVLILIFYKLGSIWFWPWAIVFGVFFWLILNFFRNPKREIPEYDDRLVYAPADGKIVVIEEIEESEFFQTPRKMVSIFMNPLNVHVNRYPFSGKVVYTKYHPGLYLVAWHPKSSTDNERNTVVIERTDGTLVLLRQIAGALARRICSYAQAGNACKQGEDFGFIKFGSRVDLFLPLNAEIRVEMGQKVEGNKDVIAFIP, encoded by the coding sequence ATGAATATACATAAAGAAGGCAAAACTTGGGTGGCTGGGGGCTTGGTGGTTTATCTGGTCCTCATCCTGATTTTCTATAAATTGGGAAGTATTTGGTTTTGGCCGTGGGCTATTGTATTTGGGGTTTTCTTTTGGCTGATCCTCAATTTTTTCAGGAATCCTAAAAGAGAAATCCCTGAATACGATGATCGCCTGGTTTATGCCCCTGCCGATGGTAAAATCGTGGTCATTGAAGAAATTGAGGAATCTGAATTTTTTCAGACACCTCGTAAAATGGTCAGTATTTTCATGAATCCACTCAATGTCCATGTCAACAGGTATCCTTTCAGTGGCAAGGTGGTTTACACCAAGTACCATCCAGGCCTATATTTGGTAGCCTGGCATCCTAAGTCTTCTACGGATAACGAAAGAAATACGGTTGTCATCGAAAGAACCGATGGCACTCTGGTATTGCTCAGGCAAATTGCAGGCGCACTGGCCCGGCGAATTTGCAGTTATGCCCAAGCTGGTAATGCCTGTAAACAAGGTGAAGACTTTGGCTTTATTAAATTTGGATCCCGAGTCGATTTATTTTTACCGTTGAATGCAGAAATAAGGGTTGAAATGGGACAAAAGGTAGAAGGAAACAAAGATGTCATTGCATTTATTCCCTAA
- a CDS encoding phosphatidate cytidylyltransferase, whose amino-acid sequence MLKRSITGFLLGTVMIGSLCYSANSAFILLLVILIGSVYEWYKHFLPKHSNLIRFLFLGITFVIVWILVLLHFDKIEAHPQHFQNLIYINLLLLIILATGAVYAKSLVSSSVDWYCWIFYLLFPTLIAVNFLHDNFLSNRWILLGLIIMNWSNDVFAYFTGRFFGKTPLAAQISPKKTWEGTLGGVLATIFAGILVNRFLLTESLPLWQVLWLGLVVSMAGTTGDLYESRLKRLAGIKDSGAILPGHGGFLDRFDSFFYVVVVGIFVVSF is encoded by the coding sequence ATGCTTAAACGCAGCATAACCGGATTTCTTTTAGGAACGGTCATGATCGGATCGCTTTGTTATTCAGCAAATAGCGCATTCATTTTACTCCTGGTCATTTTAATCGGGTCCGTTTATGAATGGTATAAACACTTCTTGCCCAAGCATTCAAATCTCATCAGGTTCCTTTTCCTTGGCATTACATTCGTTATTGTTTGGATCCTTGTGTTGCTGCATTTTGATAAAATTGAAGCACATCCCCAACACTTCCAGAATTTGATTTACATCAATTTGTTGTTGCTGATTATTCTGGCAACAGGCGCTGTTTATGCCAAGTCTCTAGTATCCAGCAGCGTAGATTGGTATTGCTGGATCTTTTATTTGTTATTTCCTACCCTCATCGCAGTAAATTTTTTACACGACAATTTTTTATCAAACAGATGGATCCTCCTGGGATTGATTATTATGAACTGGAGCAATGACGTGTTCGCATATTTTACAGGCCGATTTTTTGGAAAAACTCCTTTGGCTGCTCAAATCTCACCCAAAAAAACCTGGGAAGGGACATTAGGGGGTGTCCTTGCAACCATATTTGCGGGCATTTTGGTGAACCGCTTTCTTCTTACAGAATCTTTGCCTTTGTGGCAAGTACTTTGGCTTGGTTTGGTTGTTTCCATGGCAGGAACTACCGGAGATTTATATGAATCGAGACTAAAAAGGCTGGCAGGAATTAAAGACAGCGGTGCCATATTACCGGGCCATGGTGGATTCCTGGACAGGTTTGATAGTTTTTTCTATGTCGTGGTTGTAGGTATTTTTGTGGTTTCCTTTTAA
- a CDS encoding S41 family peptidase, translated as MQLRKFLVAITLLNLLLINGLNAQSGIPMDSVYTFIKNNSVYKNQVDWQQVDSIYKVHKSKSYTTEDSIQTLVQILKALGDVHSSIQFQGKSYGHYEGLEKNEWAYLKNFKTIAEESQNKIFRTKFLQGFVYIRIPGIQVDDSKSLNQMAQMLYDSIVLYTPERVRGYIVDLRLNTGGNVYPMLAGVSALLGEGLIAKESDADGRVVRNWYIHGPNVFADSTQLTYVQNRKLDAISTKPVVVLTGPLTASSGTFTAIAFKRRPNTLFIGEPTAKGYSSSLTPFKFSKEFTVNFANCSVLDRVQTVYLDQLTPDQIVYRGENFDHLLADKKIKAALGWLQKFH; from the coding sequence ATGCAATTGAGAAAATTCCTGGTCGCTATTACATTGTTAAACCTGTTGCTGATCAACGGTCTCAATGCTCAATCGGGGATTCCGATGGATAGCGTTTATACGTTTATTAAAAATAACTCTGTTTATAAAAATCAAGTCGATTGGCAACAAGTCGATAGCATTTACAAGGTTCATAAAAGCAAAAGCTATACGACAGAAGACAGCATTCAAACGTTGGTTCAGATATTGAAGGCGCTTGGCGATGTTCATAGTTCGATTCAATTTCAAGGCAAAAGCTATGGGCATTACGAAGGATTGGAAAAAAATGAATGGGCCTATTTAAAAAACTTTAAAACAATAGCAGAAGAAAGCCAGAATAAAATTTTCAGAACAAAATTTTTACAAGGTTTTGTGTACATCAGGATCCCGGGAATTCAGGTGGATGATTCTAAAAGTCTGAACCAAATGGCACAGATGCTCTACGATTCAATAGTCCTTTATACTCCTGAACGGGTTAGAGGATATATAGTTGATCTGAGATTAAACACCGGTGGGAATGTTTATCCCATGTTGGCAGGTGTAAGCGCATTGTTGGGCGAAGGTTTGATTGCAAAAGAATCAGATGCCGATGGAAGGGTTGTCCGTAATTGGTACATTCACGGTCCGAATGTTTTTGCAGACAGCACCCAACTTACGTATGTACAGAACAGAAAATTGGATGCCATTTCAACTAAGCCCGTTGTCGTATTAACGGGTCCGTTGACAGCAAGTTCCGGCACATTTACTGCCATCGCATTTAAACGGAGGCCTAATACCCTGTTCATTGGCGAACCCACAGCAAAAGGCTACAGCAGTTCCCTGACTCCGTTTAAATTTTCAAAAGAATTTACTGTAAATTTTGCCAATTGTTCAGTTTTAGATCGCGTTCAAACGGTTTACCTTGATCAACTTACCCCGGATCAGATTGTTTACCGGGGCGAAAATTTTGATCATTTATTAGCCGATAAAAAAATAAAAGCTGCTCTGGGATGGCTTCAGAAATTTCATTAA
- a CDS encoding T9SS type A sorting domain-containing protein codes for MPTHCAPMCSQGGVGHNTSWWGFVTQGGNVTITLTIGGCTVSQGLQYGIWGDCNCGEEIACKSMPCVPPGSVEVINVNLTPCKTYYLWVDGCSGDICDFTLSTNGGGPTTLNPLGFINDEPSGVIDSICVGACNYKFFIDSSAACQPSYQWTLDGDEVGLNKNELYLDFPDEGDFTICVTAYIGNPKSGDICGQEGPRCALIKVRNIPDKLGVPRVICYEQAHPGGHKWHSQRVFSSGVYRQQFTDNNCCKFDSIANYIVLDQPEPAEVYFISCDNQPYIDMFNRAWVGCKQAFQIPLPKSTTPYECDSSILLTSVQIDYSADMQQKLVNDTLEYSPNIRINHPCNIGESYMFQYHWRDLQDTSGTVLSTDERFRPAQPGDYVVDVIVTCLLGSDTAICVRSFEEGFEELKIFKGPFISTTKAVCPGDTFWIIGSAIFQDKNLKYVWTVEGGDILSNADSSSIQVVWNFQPGEQTFVSLKLRKDSTESQSAVCEIVSIHPDPLPEKLKVFGKIGKLSANSALNGNWSVIAAPFSAVIDDASIPLTYVAVEGFGTYCFEWLASLPNCEERDTVCIEFKDIVTYDDKEERKHERGDSLFGKLIHRERLDRALHVSSIGDDHIVISSKNTLVAKPEVEWFDLAGKLIAYSNNNEVFDGNRLKLVKPDISGVYVIKVTIESEISYFKIVLSEK; via the coding sequence ATGCCTACTCATTGCGCACCTATGTGTTCTCAGGGTGGGGTAGGGCACAATACGAGTTGGTGGGGTTTTGTGACTCAGGGTGGAAACGTAACGATAACGTTGACCATTGGTGGATGTACTGTCAGTCAAGGTTTGCAGTACGGCATCTGGGGTGATTGCAATTGTGGGGAGGAGATTGCATGCAAGTCTATGCCTTGTGTTCCTCCGGGTAGTGTTGAAGTTATAAATGTCAATCTTACACCCTGTAAAACTTACTATCTTTGGGTGGATGGGTGTTCCGGAGATATTTGTGATTTTACATTGAGTACAAATGGTGGTGGACCGACCACATTAAACCCTCTCGGATTTATCAATGATGAACCAAGTGGTGTGATCGATTCAATTTGTGTTGGGGCTTGTAATTATAAGTTTTTTATTGACAGTTCAGCTGCTTGTCAACCTTCATACCAATGGACCCTCGATGGTGATGAGGTTGGTTTGAATAAAAATGAACTCTATCTTGATTTTCCCGATGAAGGCGATTTTACAATCTGTGTTACCGCCTATATTGGAAATCCAAAAAGTGGCGACATCTGTGGTCAGGAAGGCCCTCGCTGTGCATTAATTAAAGTGAGAAACATTCCCGACAAATTAGGGGTCCCAAGAGTCATATGCTACGAACAGGCTCATCCCGGAGGACACAAATGGCATTCTCAACGGGTGTTTTCCAGTGGGGTATACAGACAGCAATTTACCGATAACAATTGCTGTAAATTTGACTCAATTGCGAATTATATTGTGTTGGACCAACCAGAACCTGCTGAAGTATATTTTATAAGCTGTGATAACCAACCCTACATCGACATGTTTAACCGGGCCTGGGTGGGCTGCAAACAAGCTTTCCAGATCCCATTGCCCAAATCGACAACTCCCTATGAATGCGATAGCTCCATCCTGCTCACTTCTGTTCAGATTGACTACAGTGCCGATATGCAACAAAAGTTGGTCAACGATACCTTGGAGTATAGTCCCAACATCCGGATCAACCATCCTTGTAATATTGGAGAAAGCTACATGTTTCAGTACCATTGGAGAGATCTTCAGGATACAAGCGGAACGGTTTTATCGACAGATGAAAGGTTCAGGCCCGCTCAACCGGGAGATTATGTTGTAGATGTTATAGTCACCTGTTTATTAGGTTCCGATACCGCCATCTGTGTGCGAAGTTTTGAAGAGGGATTTGAGGAGTTAAAAATATTCAAAGGCCCGTTTATTTCAACCACAAAAGCGGTATGTCCCGGAGATACGTTTTGGATTATTGGATCTGCTATATTTCAGGATAAAAATCTGAAATATGTCTGGACCGTTGAAGGCGGGGACATCCTTTCGAATGCGGACTCTTCCTCCATACAAGTGGTATGGAATTTTCAACCTGGCGAACAAACGTTCGTAAGTTTAAAACTCAGAAAAGATTCTACGGAAAGTCAGTCCGCAGTATGTGAAATTGTAAGTATCCATCCGGATCCATTGCCTGAAAAATTAAAAGTGTTTGGAAAAATTGGAAAACTGAGCGCCAACAGTGCATTAAATGGAAACTGGTCTGTGATTGCTGCACCGTTTTCTGCAGTGATCGATGATGCTTCAATTCCACTGACCTATGTGGCCGTAGAAGGATTCGGAACCTATTGCTTTGAATGGCTGGCAAGTTTGCCAAATTGCGAAGAGCGCGATACGGTATGTATCGAATTTAAAGATATTGTAACTTATGATGATAAGGAGGAAAGAAAACACGAGCGGGGAGATAGTCTGTTTGGCAAGTTAATTCATCGGGAGCGCTTAGACAGAGCTTTGCATGTGAGTTCAATTGGTGATGATCATATTGTAATTTCTTCTAAGAATACACTTGTTGCAAAGCCCGAAGTCGAATGGTTTGATCTTGCAGGAAAATTGATCGCCTATTCAAACAATAATGAAGTCTTTGATGGAAACAGATTAAAGTTAGTAAAGCCTGATATCTCGGGAGTATATGTTATAAAAGTAACAATCGAATCTGAAATTTCCTATTTTAAAATAGTTCTATCAGAAAAGTAA
- a CDS encoding efflux RND transporter periplasmic adaptor subunit: MLKTTGIHTIGLASMLILIFSCSDENNNQKQQTGAKPGSVPPIPVKVMEIRSSKHRSMMEATGNLIALDQTLLSVESSGKITYLNLPEGESVEKGQLLIKLNDSELKAQLEKLQTQENLAIEKEKRKKKSLEIQGISKDEYETALNDLQMIRAEKKILLSRIAKTELRAPFAGILGLRNVSEGAYVREGDPVISLVKRDPIGIEFNVPEYQSFMITMGQEVAFSIDGISDSMQAKVYAYEPSIDLEARSLKVRAKLRNPGQKLKPGAFAQVHLSGSKNTQAIFIPNEALIPILKGYKVFIVKQGKAKEIQVETGERDEEKVLIKSGLADGDSLIISGIMRLREGSVVQIIENTPHE, translated from the coding sequence ATGTTGAAAACAACTGGTATACATACAATAGGGCTGGCCTCCATGCTTATTCTTATTTTTTCATGTTCTGATGAAAATAATAATCAAAAACAACAAACCGGAGCAAAACCCGGTTCCGTTCCGCCAATTCCTGTTAAAGTCATGGAAATCAGGTCATCCAAGCATCGGTCCATGATGGAGGCAACAGGCAACCTCATTGCTTTGGATCAAACCCTGTTGAGTGTTGAGTCATCGGGTAAAATCACTTATTTAAATTTGCCGGAAGGCGAATCTGTTGAAAAAGGACAATTGCTTATTAAATTGAATGATTCTGAACTAAAAGCGCAACTCGAAAAATTGCAGACCCAGGAGAATCTGGCCATCGAAAAAGAAAAACGAAAAAAGAAATCTCTGGAAATTCAGGGCATTTCCAAAGATGAATATGAGACGGCTCTTAACGATCTTCAGATGATTCGGGCGGAAAAGAAAATATTGTTAAGCCGAATCGCCAAGACCGAACTCAGAGCACCTTTTGCCGGTATTTTGGGATTACGCAATGTAAGCGAAGGAGCATACGTAAGAGAGGGCGATCCGGTGATTAGTCTCGTAAAAAGGGACCCTATTGGGATTGAATTCAACGTACCTGAGTATCAATCCTTCATGATCACCATGGGTCAGGAAGTTGCTTTTTCAATTGATGGTATCTCAGATTCTATGCAAGCCAAAGTGTATGCTTATGAACCTTCAATCGACCTCGAAGCCCGAAGTTTAAAAGTCAGAGCAAAATTGAGGAATCCGGGTCAAAAATTAAAACCCGGAGCATTCGCACAAGTACATTTATCCGGATCAAAAAATACACAGGCCATATTTATTCCCAACGAAGCATTGATTCCCATATTAAAAGGGTATAAAGTTTTTATTGTAAAACAAGGCAAAGCCAAAGAAATTCAAGTTGAAACCGGAGAACGGGATGAAGAAAAGGTGTTGATTAAATCCGGTCTGGCCGATGGGGATAGTCTGATCATCAGTGGAATCATGAGGTTACGGGAAGGTTCCGTTGTTCAAATTATTGAGAATACACCTCATGAGTAA
- the lysS gene encoding lysine--tRNA ligase, which produces MLNLSEQEIVRRNALKEIQNLGLNPYPPEAFPVNSNSHDIKTKFDQDPDAFKNVCLAGRLMMVRDMGKACFAELQDDHGKIQVYIKRDEICPEDDKSLFDLVFKKYTDIGDILGVKGYVFRTKVGEISIHVSELKLLSKSLHPLPIVKTDADGNVHDAFSDPEQRYRHRYVDLIVNPQVKETFIKRSKLIQYMRDYFNAQGWLEVETPVLQSVHGGAAARPFKTHHNALDLPLFLRIANELYLKRLIVGGFDGVYEIGKMFRNEGMDRTHNPEFTSMEIYVAYKDYIWMMEMVEDMLEKVVIMVNGSHEVEIAGKKISFKKPFVRITMFDAIEKYSGFQVEGKSESELRAFCKTKNIDTDPTMGSGKLIDEIFSTLVEPELVQPTYIVDYPIEMTPLAKKHRNKEGLVERFELYVNCKEIANAYTELNDPIDQRQRFEEQLQLAARGDEEAMAMDEDFLLALEYGMPPTSGLGIGIDRLTMLLTGQEAIQEVLLFPQMKPVKKQNAPTE; this is translated from the coding sequence ATGTTAAATCTATCTGAACAGGAAATTGTAAGACGAAACGCATTAAAAGAAATACAGAATCTGGGATTAAATCCCTATCCGCCTGAAGCTTTTCCTGTCAATTCGAATTCGCACGACATTAAGACGAAGTTTGACCAGGATCCCGATGCTTTTAAAAATGTTTGTCTTGCCGGTAGGTTGATGATGGTAAGAGATATGGGGAAAGCATGTTTTGCCGAGTTGCAGGACGATCATGGAAAAATCCAGGTTTATATTAAAAGGGACGAGATCTGTCCTGAAGATGATAAATCCTTGTTTGACCTGGTATTTAAAAAATACACAGATATAGGAGATATCCTAGGAGTCAAAGGTTATGTTTTCAGAACCAAAGTAGGAGAAATTTCCATTCATGTTTCTGAGTTGAAACTGTTATCAAAATCATTGCACCCGCTACCCATTGTAAAGACCGATGCAGACGGAAATGTTCACGATGCGTTCTCGGATCCTGAACAAAGGTATCGCCACCGTTATGTGGATCTGATCGTCAACCCGCAGGTCAAAGAAACTTTTATAAAAAGGAGTAAACTGATCCAATACATGCGCGATTATTTTAATGCGCAAGGTTGGCTGGAAGTCGAAACCCCTGTTTTGCAAAGTGTTCATGGGGGTGCAGCAGCAAGGCCATTTAAAACGCATCACAATGCCCTCGATCTACCCTTGTTTTTGAGAATTGCAAATGAACTTTATCTAAAAAGATTGATCGTTGGTGGATTTGATGGAGTTTACGAGATCGGCAAGATGTTTAGAAATGAGGGAATGGACAGAACCCACAATCCGGAATTTACATCCATGGAAATCTATGTGGCCTACAAGGACTATATATGGATGATGGAAATGGTGGAGGACATGTTGGAAAAAGTTGTTATAATGGTCAATGGTTCTCATGAAGTTGAAATCGCGGGTAAAAAAATTTCATTCAAAAAGCCTTTTGTGAGAATCACCATGTTTGATGCCATTGAAAAATACAGTGGATTTCAGGTAGAAGGGAAGTCTGAATCGGAACTGAGAGCTTTTTGCAAAACAAAAAATATAGATACGGATCCGACTATGGGCTCAGGGAAATTAATTGACGAGATTTTTAGTACGCTTGTTGAGCCTGAGTTGGTGCAGCCTACTTATATTGTTGATTACCCTATCGAAATGACTCCTTTGGCTAAGAAACACCGCAACAAAGAAGGCCTGGTGGAACGTTTCGAATTGTACGTGAACTGCAAAGAAATTGCAAATGCTTATACTGAATTAAATGATCCTATTGATCAACGTCAAAGATTTGAAGAGCAACTCCAATTGGCGGCCAGAGGTGACGAAGAAGCCATGGCCATGGACGAGGATTTTCTGCTGGCTCTTGAATACGGGATGCCCCCAACATCCGGACTTGGAATCGGAATAGATCGATTGACGATGTTGCTTACCGGACAGGAAGCCATACAGGAAGTATTATTATTTCCTCAAATGAAACCAGTTAAAAAACAAAATGCCCCAACAGAATAA
- a CDS encoding pyridoxine 5'-phosphate synthase, which yields MKTRLSVNINKIALLRNSRGGNLPDLVQMAKDCEKFGAEGITVHPRPDERHIRYSDIPPLRKVVQTEFNIEGYPSESFIDLVLSNRPDQVTLVPDPPDVLTSNTGWDPVQNEVFLRDCIVVFKNAGIRVSLFLNPVEEFVPAVASIGADRIELYTGNYSQEFFSNPEQAIKDHVATALAAEAHNIGLNAGHDLNLFNLGYYKSKIPNLLEVSIGHALIADALYFGLENVIGMYKQKLVDDYNNSYERR from the coding sequence ATGAAAACCAGATTGAGTGTAAATATCAATAAAATTGCATTATTGCGTAATTCCAGAGGGGGTAATTTGCCTGATTTGGTGCAGATGGCAAAGGATTGTGAAAAATTCGGGGCAGAGGGAATCACCGTGCATCCCCGGCCCGACGAGCGACACATCCGTTATTCAGACATTCCGCCACTGAGAAAAGTAGTGCAAACCGAATTCAATATCGAAGGATATCCCTCGGAGAGTTTTATTGATCTGGTCCTTTCCAACCGGCCCGATCAGGTGACGCTGGTTCCCGATCCACCGGATGTTCTTACTTCCAATACCGGTTGGGACCCTGTTCAAAATGAAGTATTTTTGAGGGATTGCATTGTGGTCTTTAAAAATGCCGGGATAAGAGTTTCATTGTTTTTAAATCCGGTTGAGGAATTTGTTCCGGCGGTGGCTTCTATTGGAGCTGACCGCATTGAGTTATATACAGGAAATTATTCTCAAGAATTCTTTTCAAATCCGGAACAGGCCATCAAAGATCATGTAGCAACCGCCCTTGCAGCTGAAGCTCACAACATTGGACTGAATGCCGGACATGACCTGAATTTATTTAATTTAGGATATTATAAATCGAAGATTCCCAATCTTTTAGAAGTTTCCATTGGCCATGCTCTGATCGCCGATGCCTTGTATTTTGGTCTTGAAAATGTTATCGGCATGTATAAACAGAAGCTGGTTGATGATTATAATAACTCATATGAAAGAAGATAA
- a CDS encoding CPBP family intramembrane metalloprotease, which produces MTKNTSVQLISYIGFILAGLVLSQLILLASFMVQHGVEFINHSDSKSIIESLSGRQLLIQQLISQVCSLILPSFVFYQVFMRGPIPINSKAFDTMVFFKCALLFFLLLPLVGWSAYLNQLFPLPEWANTAETEMLALMEKMFQSKTPSDFILGLIAIAIIPAIAEEWAFRAVIQNCLIRITGKAWVGLFLASLVFSAVHFQFQGFLPRFLLGWILGFIYLQTGQLWYSVLLHFLNNAIQLVTIFTLQDKSLQELLQTSEMPNVFATIAFTIAAIWLGLKYFRTRNRIHHA; this is translated from the coding sequence ATGACCAAAAATACTTCAGTTCAGCTCATCAGTTATATCGGGTTTATTCTTGCAGGGCTGGTTTTAAGCCAATTGATCCTTTTAGCAAGTTTCATGGTTCAACATGGCGTTGAATTTATTAACCACTCAGACAGTAAATCCATCATCGAAAGTCTGAGTGGGCGTCAGCTACTCATTCAGCAGCTCATTTCTCAAGTTTGCAGCCTGATATTGCCCAGTTTTGTTTTTTATCAGGTTTTTATGCGGGGACCTATCCCTATCAACTCAAAGGCTTTTGATACGATGGTCTTTTTTAAATGCGCTCTGTTATTTTTCCTATTGCTTCCTTTAGTGGGTTGGTCGGCGTATCTCAACCAGTTATTTCCTCTCCCCGAATGGGCAAATACTGCAGAAACAGAGATGTTGGCCCTTATGGAGAAAATGTTTCAATCAAAAACTCCCTCAGATTTTATCCTGGGTTTAATCGCGATTGCCATCATACCGGCCATCGCCGAAGAGTGGGCATTCCGAGCCGTAATACAAAATTGCCTGATCAGGATTACCGGCAAAGCCTGGGTTGGATTGTTTTTAGCCTCGCTTGTTTTTTCTGCAGTACATTTTCAGTTTCAGGGATTTTTACCAAGATTTTTACTGGGATGGATACTTGGATTCATTTACCTTCAAACCGGACAGCTGTGGTACTCGGTTTTATTGCATTTTTTGAACAACGCGATCCAGTTGGTCACTATTTTTACTCTGCAAGACAAATCCTTACAAGAATTGCTTCAGACTTCTGAAATGCCCAATGTTTTTGCAACCATTGCTTTTACAATTGCTGCAATTTGGCTGGGTCTGAAATATTTTAGAACACGAAATCGCATTCATCATGCTTAA